ACCGGGCACGGGCTGGGGCTGACCATCGCCGTGGGGCAGGCGGAGGTGCTGGGCGCGCGGCTGTCCTTCGCGAACGCCGTGGACGGCGGGGCGGTCGCCACGCTGGTCCTGCCGGACGGGGGCGGGCGGTAGGGGCCTCGGGTCCACCGGTGGGTCGCCGGGTGCGGGTCCGTTGTGGTTTCCCGCGCCGTTCCCCGCGCCCCTTCGGGGCGCGCCCAAACAGAGAAAAAAATCCCCCTTGGGTAGGTTCGCGGCATGACCAAGGCCGGAACCACCCTGGCGGCGCAGGCCTCCCCGCCCGTCGTACGCCTGCGCCGGCGCCGTGGCATCGAGCTCGCCCTGATCGTGCTGGCCGTCCTGCTGTCCGTGTACGGCTACTGCGCGGTGGGGCTGGCCCGGGCCGGCACCGTCCCGCCCGGCGCGGTCGGCTACGGCGCCGGGCTCGGGGTGCTCGCGCTGTGCGCGCACGCGGCGGTGCGGATCCGGGCGCCGTACGCCGATCCGCTCTTCCTGCCGATCGGCGTGCTGCTCAACGGGCTGGGGCTGGTCCTGATCTACCGGCTGGACCTGGAGACACCGGGCCACGAGACCGCCCCGGCCCAGCTCGTGTGGTCCACGCTCGGGGTGGGGCTGTTCATCGGCGTGGTACTGGTGCTGCGCGACCACCGGGTGCTCCAGCGGTACGCGTACGTCGGCGTCGCCGTCGCGCTCGGGCTGCTGGCGCTGCCGATCCTGTTCCCCCCGGTCAACGGCGCCCGGATCTGGATCCGGTTCGCCGGGTTCTCCATCCAGCCGGGCGAGTTCGCGAAGGTGCTGCTCGCGGTGTTCTTCGCCGCCTACCTGGCCGCCAACCGCAACGCGCTCGCCTACACGGGCCGGCGGCTGTGGCTGCTGCAGTTCCCCACCGGGCGGGTGCTCGGGCCGATCGTGACGATCTGGCTGCTGAGCGTCGGCGTGCTGGTCCTGGAGCGGGACCTGGGCACCTCGCTGCTGTTCTTCGCGCTGTTCGTGGTGCTGCTGTACGTCGCCACCGGCCGGACCGGCTGGATCGCGGTCGGGCTGCTGCTCGCGGTCGTCGGCGCGGCGGCCGTGGGACGGACCGAACCGCATGTGCACCAGCGGATCACGGACTGGCTGCACCCCTTCGCCACCATCGAGGCCGGACAGGGCCCGAACCAGCTCTCGCAGTCGCTGTTCGCCTTCGCGGCGGGCGGGGTCCTCGGCAGCGGGCTCGGGCTCGGCCACTCCGTCCTGATCGGCTTCGCCGCCAAGTCGGACTTCATCCTGG
This genomic interval from Streptomyces sp. NBC_00557 contains the following:
- a CDS encoding FtsW/RodA/SpoVE family cell cycle protein, with protein sequence MTKAGTTLAAQASPPVVRLRRRRGIELALIVLAVLLSVYGYCAVGLARAGTVPPGAVGYGAGLGVLALCAHAAVRIRAPYADPLFLPIGVLLNGLGLVLIYRLDLETPGHETAPAQLVWSTLGVGLFIGVVLVLRDHRVLQRYAYVGVAVALGLLALPILFPPVNGARIWIRFAGFSIQPGEFAKVLLAVFFAAYLAANRNALAYTGRRLWLLQFPTGRVLGPIVTIWLLSVGVLVLERDLGTSLLFFALFVVLLYVATGRTGWIAVGLLLAVVGAAAVGRTEPHVHQRITDWLHPFATIEAGQGPNQLSQSLFAFAAGGVLGSGLGLGHSVLIGFAAKSDFILATAGEELGLAGLAAVILLYALLVERGYRAGLALREPFGRLLAVGLASILALQVFVIAGGVTGLIPLTGMAMPFLAQGGSSVVTNWVMVALLIRVSDSARHQYDGREAR